From a region of the Thermomicrobium roseum DSM 5159 genome:
- the rseP gene encoding RIP metalloprotease RseP, translating into MQALTIVPILAVLILVHELGHFLAARLFGIRVLEFGIGLPPRLFGMRRGGVLYSINAIPLGGFVRVVGEDSHTLGPDSLQTKPRWQRAVFFGAGAFMNLLLAFVIMMTLVGFRGEPQFHLYVAEVVPDSPAARAGWQPADRIVALDGKPVRDASELVERTERAAGRPLHVTLLRGDERIDTTVVPRENPPPGQGRTGIRVVIEPAARLTVATVQPGSPADLAGLRPGDRLVRVAGYPAEDAAVYFLLIQQHAGKAIEITVERDRQLLTVTIHVPPSTSGETPNLGMTLRPTLVTAPVPLWRIPLEAARQTAIMVIQMVQGLAMLLRGEASLSDLAGPIGMGQLTSELLAISPEPAWVTLGHLAALLSINLAILNLIPFPALDGGRLFFVLIEAIRGRRISPEKEGLIHLIGFAILLTLMFIIAFADIGRLLSGESLLR; encoded by the coding sequence ATGCAAGCCCTCACGATCGTTCCGATCCTGGCTGTCCTCATCCTCGTACACGAACTTGGTCACTTTCTCGCCGCACGATTGTTCGGCATCCGTGTCCTCGAGTTCGGGATCGGTCTGCCGCCGCGTCTGTTCGGGATGCGGCGCGGTGGTGTCCTCTATTCCATCAACGCGATTCCGCTCGGCGGATTCGTCCGCGTCGTTGGCGAAGACAGTCACACGCTGGGGCCGGACAGCCTGCAAACCAAACCCCGCTGGCAACGGGCCGTTTTCTTCGGTGCCGGCGCCTTCATGAACCTGCTGCTGGCTTTCGTCATCATGATGACATTGGTCGGCTTCCGAGGGGAACCACAGTTTCATCTGTATGTCGCTGAGGTCGTGCCTGATTCACCAGCTGCCCGAGCCGGTTGGCAACCGGCTGATCGCATCGTTGCCTTGGATGGCAAACCGGTCCGCGATGCCTCGGAACTCGTGGAGCGGACCGAACGGGCAGCTGGCCGACCACTCCATGTCACCCTGCTACGGGGAGACGAACGGATCGACACGACAGTCGTCCCCCGCGAAAATCCGCCACCCGGCCAAGGGCGCACTGGTATCCGCGTCGTTATCGAACCTGCAGCGCGACTGACCGTCGCAACCGTCCAACCTGGCTCACCAGCTGACCTCGCTGGCTTGCGCCCGGGTGATCGCTTGGTACGGGTCGCGGGTTATCCAGCTGAGGATGCGGCCGTTTATTTCTTGCTGATCCAACAACATGCCGGTAAGGCGATCGAGATCACTGTCGAACGAGACCGGCAGCTCCTCACGGTCACGATCCACGTTCCTCCGAGCACGAGCGGTGAAACGCCGAACCTCGGCATGACGCTTCGCCCCACATTGGTGACTGCACCGGTCCCGCTCTGGAGGATCCCTCTCGAGGCTGCGAGACAGACAGCCATCATGGTGATCCAGATGGTGCAAGGACTCGCCATGCTGCTGCGCGGCGAAGCATCGCTCTCCGATCTCGCTGGTCCGATCGGCATGGGACAACTGACGTCCGAACTTCTGGCCATCAGCCCAGAGCCTGCTTGGGTCACGTTGGGACATCTGGCAGCGCTGCTCTCGATCAATCTCGCCATTCTCAATCTCATTCCGTTCCCAGCTTTGGACGGCGGTCGTTTGTTCTTCGTGCTCATCGAAGCGATTCGCGGTCGACGCATCTCGCCCGAAAAGGAAGGTTTGATTCACCTGATCGGCTTCGCCATCTTGCTCACACTCATGTTCATCATCGCGTTCGCCGACATCGGACGTTTGCTCAGTGGCGAATCGCTCCTCCGCTGA
- the ispG gene encoding flavodoxin-dependent (E)-4-hydroxy-3-methylbut-2-enyl-diphosphate synthase, which translates to MAYQRRKTRPVWVGDVQIGGDAPIVVQSMTTTDTRDPEATLRQIHELADVGCEIVRVAVPDRIAAAALADIVPRSPIPVVADIHFEHTLALKALEAGVHKLRLNPGNIRKPEEVREVVQKAKERGVPIRIGVNFGSLPPMTREFVDEMAARGATQTELIAEHMVRTALSHVKILEDLDFGDIVISLKAFEVPVMIEAYRRMAKLNDYPLHLGVTEAGTPKAGAIRSAIGIGTLLQEGIGDTIRVSLTTDPVEEVWVAYEILKTLGLRERGATLVACPTCGRVEVDLFRLANEIDEYLRTVKEPIKVAVMGCVVNGPGEARDSDVGVAAGRGKGVIFRKGKIVRRVEEHEIVPALKEEIEAILAERRSGSAQARREISIPIIAD; encoded by the coding sequence ATGGCCTATCAGCGACGCAAAACACGACCAGTTTGGGTCGGTGACGTTCAGATCGGTGGTGACGCACCGATCGTCGTGCAATCGATGACGACGACCGATACGCGCGATCCTGAGGCGACGCTCCGGCAAATTCACGAGCTTGCGGATGTAGGCTGCGAGATCGTGCGCGTTGCGGTGCCCGATCGAATCGCTGCCGCCGCCTTGGCGGACATCGTGCCCCGTTCGCCGATTCCGGTCGTCGCCGATATTCACTTCGAGCACACGCTCGCCCTCAAGGCCCTGGAGGCAGGTGTCCACAAGCTGCGGCTCAATCCGGGGAATATCCGCAAGCCGGAGGAAGTGCGCGAGGTCGTGCAGAAAGCGAAGGAGCGCGGTGTCCCCATTCGCATCGGCGTCAACTTCGGCTCCCTCCCGCCGATGACGCGCGAGTTCGTGGACGAGATGGCAGCTCGAGGGGCCACTCAGACGGAGCTCATCGCCGAGCACATGGTCCGCACGGCATTGAGTCACGTCAAGATACTGGAGGATTTGGACTTCGGGGATATCGTCATTTCCCTCAAAGCGTTCGAAGTTCCTGTCATGATCGAGGCCTACCGCCGCATGGCCAAACTCAACGATTATCCGCTTCATCTCGGTGTGACCGAGGCAGGTACACCAAAGGCTGGGGCGATCCGGTCAGCGATCGGCATCGGCACCCTCCTGCAGGAGGGAATCGGTGACACGATCCGGGTCTCGCTGACGACCGACCCGGTCGAGGAAGTCTGGGTCGCCTACGAGATCTTGAAGACGTTGGGACTGCGGGAACGAGGTGCCACGCTGGTCGCCTGTCCGACATGCGGACGCGTCGAAGTCGATCTCTTCCGTCTCGCGAACGAGATCGACGAGTACCTGCGCACCGTCAAGGAGCCGATCAAGGTGGCGGTGATGGGGTGCGTCGTGAACGGGCCAGGGGAAGCGCGCGATTCCGACGTCGGTGTCGCTGCCGGTCGTGGCAAGGGGGTCATTTTCCGAAAAGGGAAGATCGTTCGCCGGGTCGAGGAACACGAAATCGTTCCTGCCCTGAAGGAAGAGATCGAAGCGATCCTCGCCGAACGACGCTCAGGCTCAGCGCAGGCGCGACGCGAGATCAGTATCCCGATCATCGCCGACTGA
- a CDS encoding carbohydrate kinase family protein, producing MQPAPEWKSSEESVAVIGSSSWDQFLILDRFPRPGVGAVVTACAEAGGGTAANVAVALARLGVRPLLVTTVGDDAWGQRLVSELSREQLELHLVPPRAQSSTDYCTILVSPEPERTILWSPGARLRLGDPLPLERVFQCRVVVIDVEDDDLRQFLLDLPAHVAPRTRIVGPLTHLATLPCERARRLAIQHDVLIGNEDEACAVTGCTSVDAALEALRRWMPLGATRLVAISRGRDGCILATMRETVRVPAFEVRAIDPTGAGDAFAAGIVYGLLRRLPLSELGRLANAMGALATRALGARAALPTRDELEAFLSGVSHVHR from the coding sequence GTGCAACCGGCTCCCGAGTGGAAGTCGTCCGAGGAATCCGTCGCAGTCATCGGTAGCTCGTCCTGGGACCAGTTTCTCATTCTCGACCGATTCCCCCGACCAGGAGTCGGCGCGGTCGTCACTGCGTGCGCCGAGGCCGGCGGTGGCACGGCAGCCAACGTCGCGGTCGCGCTGGCCCGCCTCGGGGTACGTCCTCTGCTGGTCACGACAGTCGGGGACGATGCGTGGGGACAGCGATTGGTGTCCGAACTCTCCAGAGAACAACTGGAACTCCACCTCGTTCCCCCACGAGCACAGAGTTCTACCGATTACTGCACGATCCTCGTCTCGCCCGAGCCTGAGCGAACCATCCTCTGGTCCCCAGGAGCTCGTCTTCGGCTCGGTGATCCGCTTCCGCTGGAGCGCGTCTTCCAGTGCCGAGTCGTCGTCATCGACGTCGAAGACGACGATCTCCGCCAATTCCTGCTCGATCTTCCGGCGCACGTCGCACCGCGCACCCGCATCGTTGGGCCACTCACGCATCTCGCGACGTTACCGTGTGAACGAGCTCGTCGGCTGGCCATCCAACACGATGTGCTCATCGGTAACGAGGACGAAGCCTGCGCCGTCACGGGCTGCACGAGTGTCGACGCGGCGCTGGAAGCACTCCGCCGCTGGATGCCGCTCGGCGCGACCCGTCTCGTCGCGATCAGTCGCGGCCGAGACGGTTGCATCCTCGCCACCATGCGCGAAACAGTCCGGGTTCCCGCATTCGAAGTGAGAGCGATCGATCCCACCGGAGCTGGTGACGCGTTCGCTGCGGGCATCGTCTACGGCCTTCTTCGACGCTTGCCCCTCAGCGAACTCGGGCGACTCGCGAACGCCATGGGAGCACTGGCCACGCGGGCGCTCGGGGCTCGCGCCGCACTGCCGACCAGAGACGAACTCGAGGCTTTTCTCAGCGGAGTATCGCATGTGCATCGCTAA
- the queG gene encoding tRNA epoxyqueuosine(34) reductase QueG translates to MCIAKDELRELAERSGLSLLAVTTADPFPGLTDLLLARIRAGYLDGMDWFDEERARIAGDPHNLHPTARSIVSVALPYWLPDIVPPNDGIVRGRIARYAWGHDYHRVLRDRMRRLHQSLQERCGRPIEARFLVDTARIVDREIAARAGLGWQGKNTMILVPRYGSWVLLGELLLDIDIEPDAPLRPRCGRCQRCLDACPTGALIHPYELFAPRCISYLTIEHRGPLPWEVRPLVANWVFGCDICQEVCPYTAAAQRADDPVVFPERLEHCFPSLEWLLTMSEDEFRSVYRDRPVLRAKRVGLARNAAVALGNVGDQRHLETLAWAVLAHDEPLVRSHAAWAMARIDYTASLPVLQRALAQESDSSARQEIERVLVSPPAPLNRSSATLLRSH, encoded by the coding sequence ATGTGCATCGCTAAAGACGAACTCCGCGAACTCGCCGAGCGGAGCGGGCTGTCGCTCCTGGCGGTCACGACTGCCGATCCATTCCCCGGACTGACCGATCTGCTGCTCGCCCGCATCCGTGCCGGTTATCTCGATGGGATGGACTGGTTCGATGAGGAACGAGCCCGCATCGCTGGCGATCCGCACAACCTGCATCCCACGGCACGCAGCATCGTGAGTGTCGCCCTCCCGTACTGGTTGCCGGATATCGTCCCTCCCAACGACGGGATCGTCCGTGGTCGCATCGCCCGCTACGCCTGGGGGCACGACTACCATCGTGTCCTCCGCGATCGGATGCGACGACTCCACCAATCGCTCCAGGAACGGTGTGGACGACCGATCGAAGCTCGCTTCCTCGTGGACACTGCACGGATCGTCGACCGAGAAATCGCTGCCCGGGCAGGACTCGGCTGGCAAGGCAAAAACACGATGATCCTCGTGCCCCGCTATGGGTCCTGGGTACTCCTCGGCGAATTGCTGCTGGATATCGACATCGAGCCGGATGCGCCGCTGCGCCCACGCTGTGGGCGCTGCCAACGGTGCCTCGACGCCTGCCCGACTGGTGCATTGATCCACCCCTATGAACTCTTCGCTCCTCGTTGCATCTCCTATCTGACGATCGAGCATCGCGGTCCGCTTCCATGGGAAGTACGCCCGCTCGTCGCCAACTGGGTGTTCGGGTGTGATATCTGTCAAGAGGTCTGTCCCTATACCGCTGCCGCACAACGGGCTGACGATCCGGTCGTCTTCCCGGAACGCCTCGAGCACTGTTTTCCATCACTCGAGTGGCTGCTCACGATGTCGGAGGACGAGTTTCGATCCGTCTACCGAGACCGTCCAGTCCTGCGTGCGAAGCGGGTTGGTCTCGCCCGGAACGCCGCCGTCGCGCTGGGCAACGTCGGTGACCAGCGGCACTTGGAGACCCTGGCGTGGGCAGTCCTCGCGCACGATGAGCCCCTGGTTCGCAGTCATGCCGCCTGGGCGATGGCTCGGATCGACTATACCGCTAGCCTTCCCGTGCTCCAGCGTGCGCTCGCGCAAGAGAGCGATTCTTCTGCACGACAGGAAATCGAACGAGTGCTCGTTTCGCCACCTGCGCCGCTCAACCGGTCGTCTGCAACCCTGCTGCGATCGCATTGA